One region of Baekduia soli genomic DNA includes:
- a CDS encoding RNA polymerase sigma factor: MSGPLGEDTAVARAFREEGPGILATLIGQVGDFQLAEDALQDAFAAAVATWPRDGVPDRPGAWITTTARRRAIDRLRRERGLADRIVRLAHAAALEAAGDEEDPGEPPPIGDDRLRLMFTCCHPALALEARVALTLKSLGGLTTAEVARALLTSEPAMAQRLVRAKRRIAAAGIPYRVPPAHLLPERLSGVLAVVYLVFNEGYAPGDGDRLVRGELCAEAIRLGRLLVRLMGDDPETLGLLALMLLQDARRGARVDGDGAAVPLDRQDREQWDRGRIAEGVRALDEALVLRAPGPYQLQAAIAALHATAPEAAATDWAQIAALYAELDRRAPSPVVRINRAAALAFAGSPEAGLSLLQPLVSDPRLAAYAPLHAAHAELLRRVDAPEAARAAYDRAIAATANAVQRAELTRRRALVA; this comes from the coding sequence GTGTCCGGGCCCCTAGGCGAGGACACGGCCGTGGCCCGGGCCTTCCGCGAGGAGGGCCCGGGCATCCTGGCCACGCTCATCGGCCAGGTCGGTGACTTCCAGCTCGCCGAGGACGCCCTGCAGGACGCGTTCGCCGCCGCGGTCGCGACGTGGCCGCGCGATGGCGTCCCGGACCGTCCCGGCGCGTGGATCACGACGACGGCGCGCCGCCGGGCGATCGACCGGCTGCGCCGGGAGCGGGGCCTGGCCGACCGGATCGTGCGGCTGGCGCACGCCGCCGCGCTGGAGGCCGCCGGCGACGAGGAGGATCCCGGCGAGCCCCCGCCGATCGGCGACGACCGGCTGCGGCTCATGTTCACCTGCTGCCACCCGGCGCTGGCCCTCGAGGCCCGCGTCGCGCTCACGCTCAAGAGCCTCGGCGGCCTGACCACGGCCGAGGTCGCGCGGGCCCTGCTGACCAGCGAGCCGGCGATGGCCCAGCGGCTCGTGCGCGCCAAGCGCAGGATCGCGGCCGCCGGCATCCCCTACCGCGTGCCGCCCGCGCACCTGCTGCCCGAGCGCCTCTCGGGAGTGCTGGCCGTCGTCTACCTCGTCTTCAACGAGGGCTACGCGCCCGGCGACGGCGACCGGCTCGTGCGCGGCGAGCTGTGCGCGGAGGCGATCCGCCTGGGACGGCTGCTCGTCCGGCTCATGGGCGATGACCCCGAGACGCTCGGCCTCCTGGCGCTCATGCTCCTGCAGGACGCCCGCCGCGGCGCGCGCGTCGACGGCGACGGGGCGGCGGTCCCGCTCGACCGCCAGGACCGCGAGCAGTGGGACCGCGGGCGCATCGCCGAGGGCGTGCGCGCGCTGGACGAGGCGCTCGTGCTGCGCGCCCCGGGCCCCTACCAGCTGCAGGCCGCGATCGCCGCGCTGCACGCCACCGCGCCGGAGGCCGCGGCGACCGACTGGGCGCAGATCGCCGCGCTGTACGCCGAGCTCGACCGGCGCGCGCCGTCGCCCGTCGTGCGCATCAACCGGGCGGCGGCCCTGGCCTTCGCCGGCAGCCCGGAGGCCGGGCTGTCGCTCCTGCAGCCGCTGGTCTCCGACCCGCGCCTGGCGGCCTACGCGCCGCTGCACGCCGCCCACGCCGAGCTGCTGCGCCGCGTCGACGCGCCCGAGGCGGCGCGCGCGGCCTACGACCGGGCCATCGCCGCCACGGCCAACGCCGTCCAGCGGGCGGAGCTGACCCGCCGCCGCGCGCTCGTCGCCTGA
- a CDS encoding nitrite/sulfite reductase, protein MEPSTAGRKGSLTDPEVYENVPGQIIPAIAREFDDFDNEAEKYLSGQTPENEFIGFRLKQGVYGQRQPDVQMIRIKLPFGGITPDQMDNFADVIERYAPLNKGHITTRQNIQIHHVPLRDAAALIRDLSETGLSSREGCGNTVRNVTGDPWAGIREDEVFDPTPYVGAYVRYFVRHPTTQLMPRKVKTAFEGTPSEDRSITGIHDIAFIARYGEDGTKGFEVRVGGGTAIMPRIAPTLYDFVEADNGDYLKVAEAVFRIFDAQDWLRVNRARARLKVFVDKFGIDELRAQVDEQLKGDWVHERDFSVAPRRFDYDEEAGAPEVPASYGSPNGDLSEFERFCGSNVVAQRQAGFSAVEVKVYRGDLTPEQFRGLGQLMRDFSGGNARMTVGQNIVLRWVRDEAVYDVWQRLVELGLGEAGAQEITDNVSCPGTDSCKLGITSSMGLNAAINQKLREMDITDPLSRRIHIKNSGCPNGCSQHHIADLGFYGASIKVGEHTIPAYVAHVGGVYEEGRVAYGTRLKVRLPAKRVPDAVERWVRMYEAERTEGETFKAYADRVGTARFEDEVKGDLALPVEFGLDTMNMFLDWDRHQPFAVQRGEGECAV, encoded by the coding sequence ATGGAGCCCAGCACCGCCGGCCGCAAGGGGAGCCTCACCGACCCCGAGGTCTACGAGAACGTCCCCGGCCAGATCATCCCCGCGATCGCCCGGGAGTTCGACGACTTCGACAACGAGGCCGAGAAGTACCTCTCCGGCCAGACGCCCGAGAACGAGTTCATCGGCTTCCGCCTGAAGCAGGGCGTCTACGGCCAGCGCCAGCCCGACGTCCAGATGATCAGGATCAAGCTGCCCTTCGGCGGCATCACGCCGGACCAGATGGACAACTTCGCCGACGTCATCGAGCGCTACGCGCCGCTGAACAAGGGCCACATCACCACGCGGCAGAACATCCAGATCCACCACGTGCCGCTGCGCGACGCCGCCGCCCTGATCCGCGACCTCTCCGAGACGGGCCTCTCCAGCCGCGAGGGCTGCGGCAACACGGTGCGCAACGTCACGGGCGACCCGTGGGCGGGCATCCGCGAGGACGAGGTCTTCGACCCGACGCCCTATGTCGGCGCCTACGTCCGCTACTTCGTGCGCCACCCCACGACGCAGCTCATGCCGCGCAAGGTCAAGACGGCCTTCGAGGGCACGCCCTCGGAGGACCGCTCGATCACCGGCATCCACGACATCGCGTTCATCGCCAGGTACGGCGAGGACGGGACGAAGGGCTTCGAGGTCCGGGTCGGCGGCGGCACGGCGATCATGCCGCGCATCGCCCCGACGCTCTACGACTTCGTCGAGGCCGACAACGGCGACTACCTCAAGGTGGCCGAGGCCGTCTTCCGCATCTTCGACGCGCAGGACTGGCTGCGCGTCAACCGCGCCCGCGCCCGCCTGAAGGTCTTCGTCGACAAGTTCGGCATCGACGAGCTGCGCGCGCAGGTCGACGAGCAGCTCAAGGGCGACTGGGTGCACGAGCGCGACTTCTCCGTGGCCCCGCGGCGCTTCGACTACGACGAGGAGGCCGGCGCCCCCGAGGTGCCGGCGTCCTACGGCTCGCCCAACGGCGACCTGTCGGAGTTCGAGCGCTTCTGCGGCTCCAACGTCGTGGCCCAGCGCCAGGCCGGCTTCAGCGCCGTCGAGGTCAAGGTCTACCGCGGCGACCTCACGCCGGAGCAGTTCCGCGGGCTCGGCCAGCTCATGCGCGACTTCTCGGGCGGCAACGCCCGCATGACCGTCGGGCAGAACATCGTCCTGCGCTGGGTGCGCGACGAGGCCGTCTACGACGTCTGGCAGCGCCTGGTCGAGCTCGGCCTCGGCGAGGCCGGCGCCCAGGAGATCACCGACAACGTCTCCTGCCCCGGCACCGACAGCTGCAAGCTGGGCATCACGAGCTCGATGGGCCTCAACGCGGCCATCAACCAGAAGCTGCGCGAGATGGACATCACCGACCCGCTGTCGCGCCGCATCCACATCAAGAACTCCGGCTGCCCCAACGGCTGCAGCCAGCACCACATCGCCGACCTCGGGTTCTACGGCGCGTCGATCAAGGTCGGGGAGCACACGATCCCGGCCTACGTCGCGCACGTCGGCGGGGTCTACGAGGAGGGCCGGGTCGCCTACGGCACCCGCCTCAAGGTCCGCCTGCCCGCCAAGCGCGTCCCCGACGCGGTCGAGCGCTGGGTGCGCATGTACGAGGCCGAGCGCACCGAGGGCGAGACGTTCAAGGCCTACGCCGACCGCGTCGGCACGGCCCGCTTCGAGGACGAGGTCAAGGGCGACCTGGCCCTGCCCGTCGAGTTCGGGCTCGACACCATGAACATGTTCCTGGACTGGGATCGCCACCAGCCCTTCGCCGTCCAGCGTGGCGAGGGCGAGTGCGCGGTCTAG
- a CDS encoding phosphoadenylyl-sulfate reductase yields the protein MRGLGEQLTETLRQATGHDRLVLLCSFQKEESVILDELAAVAGGLDGIRVVTIDTGVLFAETLATWKRFEDHFGVRIEVQDAASPSEPWTGPEHCCTPLKVAGLERALGDADAWVTGVRREQAATRADAELVEVDPRRGIAKYNPLAFWTEKDIWNRILERGLPYHPLHDQGYASIGCACCTQPGDGREGRWAGTDKTECGLHVV from the coding sequence GTGCGCGGTCTAGGCGAGCAGCTCACCGAGACCCTCCGGCAGGCCACCGGCCACGACCGGCTCGTCCTCCTGTGCTCCTTCCAGAAGGAGGAGTCGGTGATCCTCGACGAGCTGGCGGCCGTCGCCGGCGGCCTGGACGGCATTCGCGTGGTCACGATCGACACCGGGGTTCTCTTCGCGGAGACCCTGGCAACCTGGAAGCGATTCGAGGATCATTTCGGCGTGCGCATCGAGGTGCAGGACGCAGCCTCTCCGTCGGAGCCATGGACCGGGCCCGAGCACTGCTGCACGCCCCTGAAGGTCGCCGGCCTGGAGCGCGCGCTCGGCGACGCCGACGCGTGGGTCACCGGGGTGCGCCGTGAGCAGGCCGCGACGCGCGCGGACGCCGAGCTCGTGGAGGTCGACCCCAGGCGGGGGATCGCCAAGTACAACCCGCTCGCGTTCTGGACCGAGAAGGACATCTGGAACCGCATCCTGGAGCGCGGGCTGCCCTACCACCCGCTGCACGACCAGGGCTATGCCTCCATCGGGTGCGCGTGCTGCACCCAGCCCGGCGACGGCCGCGAGGGTCGCTGGGCCGGGACCGACAAGACCGAGTGCGGGCTGCACGTCGTATGA
- a CDS encoding sulfite exporter TauE/SafE family protein, with product MDPLVMVFGLGVGVLIGMTGIGGGSLMTPLLILFAGVHPTVAIGTDLAYGALTKTVGGWRHLRKGTVDLGVSKWLAFGSVPGSILGVVLLDAVLKRRPDILLTGVAVALLVVAVSILFRALFLQAAIARERDTVVLTTTVKASAVGLGAVLGLLLGLTSVGSGALIGLALILVFRLTPHRVVGTDVFHAAIVLWAAGLAQGVAGNIDFVLMGNILIGSLPGVLIGTALIDRIPSVVLRPLLGCVLLGSALGVLTKAGVDLPTWTIVGVPALVGLAFTLVHRGRARHRAMNEKPTPEVVPV from the coding sequence TTGGATCCGCTCGTCATGGTCTTCGGCCTCGGGGTCGGCGTGCTCATCGGGATGACCGGCATCGGCGGCGGCTCGCTCATGACGCCGCTGCTCATCCTGTTCGCCGGCGTGCACCCGACGGTCGCCATCGGGACCGACCTGGCCTACGGCGCGCTCACCAAGACGGTCGGCGGCTGGCGCCACCTGCGCAAGGGCACCGTCGACCTCGGCGTCTCCAAGTGGCTGGCCTTCGGCAGCGTGCCGGGCTCGATCCTGGGCGTCGTCCTGCTCGACGCGGTCCTCAAGCGCAGGCCCGACATCCTGCTCACCGGCGTCGCCGTCGCCCTGCTGGTCGTCGCGGTGTCCATCCTCTTCCGCGCCCTGTTCCTGCAGGCCGCGATCGCCCGCGAGCGCGACACGGTCGTGCTGACCACCACGGTCAAGGCCTCCGCCGTCGGCCTCGGCGCCGTGCTCGGCCTGCTGCTGGGCCTCACCAGCGTGGGCTCCGGCGCGCTGATCGGCCTGGCCCTCATCCTGGTCTTCCGCCTGACCCCGCACCGCGTCGTGGGCACCGACGTCTTCCACGCCGCGATCGTGCTCTGGGCCGCGGGCCTGGCGCAGGGGGTCGCCGGCAACATCGACTTCGTCCTGATGGGCAACATCCTCATCGGGTCGCTGCCGGGCGTGCTCATCGGCACCGCGCTCATCGACCGGATCCCGTCCGTCGTCCTGCGCCCGCTGCTGGGCTGCGTCCTGCTCGGCTCGGCCCTGGGCGTCCTCACCAAGGCCGGGGTCGACCTGCCGACCTGGACCATCGTGGGCGTCCCCGCGCTCGTCGGGCTGGCCTTCACCCTGGTCCACCGCGGTCGCGCCCGCCATCGCGCCATGAACGAGAAGCCGACCCCGGAGGTCGTCCCCGTATGA
- the cysD gene encoding sulfate adenylyltransferase subunit CysD, translating into MSSHALSHLQALEAEAIHVMREVAAERERPVLLFSGGKDSIVLVRLAEKAFRPGRFPFPLMHVDTGHNFAEVIAFRDRMADELGERLVVASVQESIDRGRVVEETGPRASRNRLQTTTLLDALAEYGFDAAFGGARRDEERARAKERILSFRDDFGGWDPKAQRPELWNLYNTRVRRGENVRAFPLSNWTELDVWQYILQEQIEVPSIYLAHERRVFRRDGMLYADSEFIARDARDSDPFRASVRYRTVGDMSCTGAVASEASTLEQVVAEIAATDVTERGETRADDRVSESAMEDRKVAGYF; encoded by the coding sequence ATGAGCTCGCACGCCCTGAGCCACCTGCAGGCCCTCGAGGCCGAGGCCATCCACGTGATGCGCGAGGTCGCCGCCGAGCGCGAGAGGCCCGTGCTGCTGTTCAGCGGCGGCAAGGACTCCATCGTGCTCGTACGCCTGGCCGAGAAGGCCTTCCGCCCCGGCCGCTTCCCGTTCCCGCTCATGCACGTCGACACGGGCCACAACTTCGCCGAGGTCATCGCGTTCCGCGACCGGATGGCCGACGAGCTCGGCGAGCGCCTGGTCGTCGCGTCGGTGCAGGAGTCGATCGACCGCGGCCGCGTCGTCGAGGAGACCGGGCCCCGCGCCTCGCGCAACCGCCTGCAGACCACGACGCTGCTCGACGCGCTGGCCGAGTACGGGTTCGACGCCGCCTTCGGGGGCGCGCGCCGCGACGAGGAGCGCGCGCGGGCCAAGGAGCGCATCCTCTCCTTCCGCGACGACTTCGGCGGCTGGGACCCCAAGGCCCAGCGGCCCGAGCTGTGGAACCTCTACAACACCCGCGTGCGCCGCGGCGAGAACGTCCGCGCGTTCCCGCTCAGCAACTGGACCGAGCTCGACGTGTGGCAGTACATCCTCCAGGAGCAGATCGAGGTGCCCTCGATCTACCTGGCCCACGAGCGGCGGGTCTTCCGCCGCGACGGGATGCTCTACGCCGACTCCGAGTTCATCGCCCGCGACGCCCGCGACTCCGATCCGTTCAGGGCCTCGGTGCGCTACCGCACCGTCGGCGACATGTCGTGCACCGGCGCCGTGGCGTCGGAGGCCTCGACGCTCGAGCAGGTCGTGGCCGAGATCGCCGCCACCGACGTGACCGAGCGCGGCGAGACCCGCGCCGACGACCGCGTGTCGGAGTCGGCGATGGAAGACCGCAAGGTCGCCGGGTACTTCTAG
- a CDS encoding sulfate adenylyltransferase subunit 1 → MSTLLRLATAGSVDDGKSTLIGRLLHDSKAILADQYADLNGRDGELDLSRLTDGLKAEREQGITIDVAYRYFATPNRDYILADTPGHVQYTRNMVTGASTADVAIVLVDARHGVVEQTKRHAFIAALLGIPHLVVAVNKMDLVGFSEEVFDGIVRDFCGFRRRLSSPDVAFIPISALNGDNVVDRSEAMPWYGGAPLLAHLEAIDPADDRNLTDLRFPVQLVIRSEGNDFRGYAGQVASGVVRPGDRVRILPSGVESVVASVETFDGPLTEAVPPQSVTVRLADDVDASRGDVIVHADGDAAAVRELEADVCWFAERPLRPGARYLLKHLTQTVDVVVDEIRDLLDVHTLDRHAPPTELGLNDIGRVRLRTRRPLVADPYASNRATGAFILIDETSNDTVAGGMVSST, encoded by the coding sequence ATGAGCACCCTCCTGCGCCTCGCCACGGCGGGCTCCGTCGACGACGGCAAGTCCACGCTCATCGGACGGCTGCTGCACGACAGCAAGGCGATCCTCGCCGACCAGTACGCCGACCTCAACGGCCGCGACGGCGAGCTGGACCTGTCGCGCCTGACCGACGGCCTGAAGGCCGAGCGCGAGCAGGGCATCACGATCGACGTCGCCTACCGGTACTTCGCCACCCCCAACCGCGACTACATCCTGGCCGACACGCCGGGCCACGTGCAGTACACGCGCAACATGGTCACCGGTGCGTCGACGGCCGACGTGGCGATCGTCCTGGTCGACGCGCGCCACGGCGTGGTCGAGCAGACCAAGCGCCACGCGTTCATCGCGGCGCTGCTCGGCATCCCGCACCTGGTGGTCGCGGTCAACAAGATGGACCTCGTCGGGTTCTCCGAGGAGGTCTTCGACGGGATCGTCCGCGACTTCTGCGGCTTCCGCCGCCGCCTGAGCTCGCCCGACGTCGCGTTCATCCCGATCAGCGCCCTCAACGGCGACAACGTGGTCGACCGCTCCGAGGCCATGCCGTGGTACGGCGGCGCGCCGCTGCTGGCCCACCTCGAGGCCATCGACCCCGCCGACGACCGCAACCTCACCGACCTGCGCTTCCCGGTCCAGCTCGTCATCCGCAGCGAGGGCAACGACTTCCGCGGCTACGCCGGCCAGGTCGCCTCCGGCGTCGTGCGCCCCGGCGACCGGGTGCGCATCCTGCCCTCGGGCGTCGAGTCCGTGGTCGCGTCGGTCGAGACGTTCGACGGCCCCCTGACCGAGGCCGTGCCGCCGCAGAGCGTCACGGTCCGCCTCGCCGACGACGTCGACGCCTCGCGCGGCGACGTGATCGTCCACGCCGACGGCGACGCGGCCGCCGTGCGCGAGCTCGAGGCCGACGTGTGCTGGTTCGCCGAGCGCCCGCTGCGCCCGGGCGCGCGCTACCTGCTCAAGCACCTGACCCAGACCGTCGACGTCGTGGTCGACGAGATCCGCGACCTGCTCGACGTCCACACCCTGGACCGCCACGCCCCGCCGACAGAGCTCGGGCTCAACGACATCGGGCGCGTGCGGCTGCGCACCCGCCGCCCGCTCGTCGCCGACCCCTACGCCTCCAACCGCGCGACCGGCGCCTTCATCCTCATCGACGAGACCTCCAACGACACGGTCGCCGGAGGCATGGTCAGCAGCACGTAG
- a CDS encoding DUF5317 family protein: MLLGAVLILGILSVPLTGGNLVRAADVRFRRRWAIIAALLGQIVVIEILPGGSPALHQGAHLATYALAAVFIVSNVRITGVGLMGLGGGLNLLAIAANHGIMPARAGALRTAGLAPPPGHFANSAVVSDAHLRWLGDVFAVPSWVPLANVYSVGDVLLLIGAVGGLHAVCGSRPATWVRAHLRPRALHVEAVEVVAVGSGPALLRVRGRGAATPAALVLVVEDDRRGPWTVAALASPAPPGTQLWAGFAVPGGPEALDGCRLSLRSGRRTIPLPPARPRRLGPVAAAA, encoded by the coding sequence ATGCTGCTCGGGGCGGTGCTCATCCTCGGCATCCTCAGCGTCCCGCTGACCGGCGGCAACCTGGTCCGCGCGGCCGACGTCCGCTTCCGCCGCCGCTGGGCGATCATCGCCGCGCTGCTCGGCCAGATCGTCGTCATCGAGATCCTCCCGGGCGGCAGCCCGGCGCTGCACCAGGGCGCGCACCTGGCGACCTACGCGCTGGCCGCCGTGTTCATCGTGAGCAACGTGCGGATCACCGGCGTCGGGCTCATGGGGCTCGGCGGCGGCCTGAACCTGCTGGCCATCGCGGCCAACCACGGCATCATGCCCGCGCGCGCCGGCGCGCTGCGCACGGCCGGCCTGGCGCCGCCTCCGGGGCACTTCGCCAACTCGGCGGTGGTCTCCGACGCGCACCTGCGGTGGCTGGGCGACGTCTTCGCCGTCCCGTCCTGGGTGCCGCTGGCCAATGTCTACAGCGTGGGCGACGTCCTGCTGCTCATCGGGGCCGTCGGCGGCCTGCACGCCGTATGCGGCAGCCGGCCGGCGACGTGGGTCCGCGCCCACCTGCGCCCGCGCGCGCTGCACGTGGAGGCCGTCGAGGTCGTCGCGGTGGGCTCGGGCCCGGCGCTGCTGCGGGTCCGCGGACGGGGCGCGGCCACCCCCGCGGCGCTCGTCCTCGTCGTCGAGGACGACCGCCGCGGGCCGTGGACGGTGGCGGCGCTCGCCTCGCCCGCGCCGCCCGGGACCCAGCTGTGGGCCGGCTTCGCGGTCCCCGGCGGCCCGGAGGCGCTCGACGGGTGCCGCCTGAGCCTGCGCAGCGGGCGCCGCACGATCCCGCTGCCCCCGGCACGCCCGCGCCGCCTGGGCCCCGTCGCGGCCGCCGCCTGA